The genomic segment TCAACAAAATCGTATGAAACTTCAGCAGTAAATTTacagaagaaaagaattttcatgATTGTGATGAATGTGAACAACAAATTTTCTGTTCACTCATTTACTGCAAAATATGTGGTATTGAAGGTGTGGTTCTGGGTACAAGACAGGATGATCGAACACAGTTTCCAGGAAGACCAGATCACCATGATGAAAAGAGTTCAATTAGACAGTTCCTAGTATCCTCTTACAAGAAGAACCTATATCCTTCTCTGAAGGATGAAATCCAAAGAAGATCTCAGGATCCAGTTAATTCAAGGGGAGCAACACGATCAAAAAGTATGGAAAATGGCCTTATAACAGGaaaatcaattttattttattttttttgcaagCAATAACTGACACAAACTAAACTCTTGCAGGTTCTGAGAATCAATGGACCACGACATGGTGGTTACAATTCAAAGTGCTTCTGAGCAGAGGCCTTAAAGAAAGAAAGCATGAATCTTATTCAGGACTAAGAATTTTTCAAGTCATGTCTGTTTCAATTCTTTCAGGACTCCTTTGGTGGCATTCTGGTACTATCCACATACAAGATCAGGTACTTTTACTCTTGTTGATGCTTTATGTTATGGAGTCATCATAAGCAATTCCACACATTGAGTTCAAGTGGCCTAAAAGTCTATCTCAAAAGGTTACTAGATTAGCTGAAATGCCAAACTTTCTTGATTTTATAGCAATtgcaattgttaaaaaaaatttccctgTTCCTAATCTTAACTAATCAATTTCAGGTTGGACTTCTATTTTTCTTCTCGATCTTCTGGGGATTCTTCCCTATGTTCAACGCTGTATTTGCATTTCCACAAGAGCAGCCAATGCTAACAAGAGAACGCTCCTCTGGCATGTATCGCCTTTCCTCATATTATTTTGCTAGGACTGTTGGTGACTTACCAATGGAGCTTGTACTTCCAACTATATTTGTAATCGTGAGTTACTGGATGAGCGGCCTCAAGCCTTCACTTGTTACTTTTGTGTTGACGCTTCTGATCATTCTTTTCAATGTGCTGGTTTCACAAGGATTTGGCCTAGCACTTGGTGCCATTCTAATGGATTTGAAACAGGCCACTACCTTGTCTTCTGTGATGATGCTTGTTTTCCTACTAGCCAGTGGTTATTACATCCGGCATATTCCACCTTTCATTGCTTGGCTGAAGTACATTTCGTTTAGTCACTACTCTTACAAGCTTCTTTTGGCAGTCCAGTACTCAAACAATGAGCTTTATCAATGTGGTGTAGGTGTTCACTGCAGAGTAATGGATAATCCAGCAATCAAGTTTCTAGGTATTGAGAATTTGGGCATGGATGTGGCTGCTTTGGCTGTAATGTTAATTGGATATAGGCTATTGGCATACATAGCTTTGAGGTTGAGACAACCTCATTGACTGTAATAGGGGAAGGTCAATCTGATATTTGTATTCTTAGGCCACCAAGGCTGATTCATATGTTCCAGCATTAGTCTGTTGCCCTAACAATCGAAACTCAACTTCAAATAGTAAATTGAGATTCTGAATTACATAAATTGAACTTGTCCTTTTTCAGGATCATGTAACAAATGGCATGCTCCAAAAGCGTCCACATGTTCAAAAAGTTTTACTTTTGTGGGGAATATGAACCATTTAAACCATATAACAAAAATAAGAATATCAGAGCAGGAAATGTGATTCCAAACTGTATCATGTATCATAAAATTCTACATAAAACTACAATGCTGCTCAGCTTTTTCCCACTTGCAGAGCCTGAAAATGCTATAGATTCTAAAATTGCATCATTGCTGACTTGGTCATAATTTTTCTCAACGAATCATACAATGCAGAGAAATTCTTGGAAACTTTTAACATGAAAACAATAATAGCCAACTCGCATTGTGGTCTGGGGATTACATTACAGAGCAGTAATGGAATAGGTTGCTCAACTTGCTGCTGACATATGCATTCCACGACTGTTCTCAGAACTACAACTCTGTCATTTTGTACATGAAGTAACAAAAATTAAGAGAAACTGTCAAGAGGAGAGCAACTTTATCTTCATTTCCTTCTTTAGTAGGGGAAGATggttaattataaaatatcattttacCATCTCACAATGTTCCAAGTTGCAGATTAATGTTTCCTGAATTAGACTGATGCTTGTGATCACCATTGCTATTAATTCTTTGAGAAATGTCAGCTTTGACTAATCAGCTTAATTCTCGACGTTCAAGTATGGCAGCCCAGCTATCTAATTTCAAGAGGTCGATAACAGCTCGGAAACCAAATTAGGGGGCGATGATTATGCTCTCCTACATGATTTTTGTGAAGGCAAATAATTTAAGCAATGAAATATTAATATCTTGCGAAAAGATAAAATATTCGTAACAGGAATTGTTGTGCTGGCAGCTTCAGCATTTGCCGCATGGGCCTTGGCAAAAAATTACCAAAGGCAAATTCTTTATGACAGTAGTAGTCTATTCTGCAGATGTCACATCTCTTGAGAATCTGAGGCAACTAGGCTCAGGATAACGTTGAGAGTTGAGACTGGTATTCTTATGCTGACTCTGGGaatatgaaatttaaatttcaagaaCTTATTCCATATGTGAGAAATTAAGCTAAGTATCAGCAATGAAAACAGCCCTTGAAGAATCTGAGTTAGTCATTCTTCAATTTAGTTCATGacagttgtttgattttttgcACCATAATAACTGGCATGCAAACTTGAAAGCTAGTTACAGAATAACCTCTCCTTGTCAGACTTATGCTAAAAGCATCTGATGCAAGCTCTTTGCGCAATTATTCAGTAGGCCTCAACTTCAGTTATACCATTTCTTTGGATGACTGGAATGATCTATATATACCGGTGTTGATTGAAAGATTAAAATGAGGCCTCCGAATTAGAAGTGCTTTACAACAGTTAGAAAGCTAACTTCTAAAGATGGCATCGATTAAGATTGAGAAACCAGCTGGTTCTCAAGCACAGCCACCGCCTGGGCAGGTTAAGAAAGAGCCTGCCAAAGCTCCAGCCTCCAAACCAGCCCCTAAGAAGACCGAGCAGAAGCCTCGGGAGCCAAGGAAAAAGGTACTAGTATTATTAAGCTGATACATGCTTCCCTGCTTAAATTTTGTCGAATGTCAGATGATCTTCGTGCAAAATTGAACTCAAAATAATTTACTTTGGTTTTTCTAGGCATCAGGTGGCAAGTCAGCTGCAGCAAAGAACTAAGAACAAGGATGATTGACTTGCTGTTACAAATATTGTAATATAGTAAGTATGACACTATGACAGTCAGTTAAGGTTTTGCCTGTTCCCGGCTGTCCCTTAGTTTACCGAAGTTATACCACCGCTGGATTGTAATCCATCTATGTAACTTTTCCCTTCCTAGCTTGGCCTAATAATCACATATAAATCTTATTACGATATTAATCTTGCAGTTTAAGCTAACAATCTATCATTCCTGAGAAGAATTGTGAGCGAAAAAGGTCGATTATCAGACTGTAAATGCTTGGAAAACCAGTTAGGTCAATACTACTAGCTTAATTCTCATCCTCCCAAGGTGGGATATAAGTAGTAAAAATTGGCTAAAGAATGACAGATTCACTGTTTTGTTTTGGGGGATTTTTTTTGGGGAGGGGGTGGGGAAGCTATATCATGTGGCCTTCATTTGTATAGAACATCAAAACGTTAATCAACTTTCATGCTAATACCTTAATCAATTGGTCAAGTGGGCTACTTTCAGAGCCACAAGGCGCAGAAATTTACCATGAGTTTAGTTTCTCAGAAAGAGAGAGTTTGGCAAAACTGCAGCTAAACTCGCTTTGCAATTTGACTTGGCAAATTTCCCTGACAAGGCAGTTATTCACTTAGATCTTTGGCTACGCATAAGAGTCCCCCCTTAATTCTGAACCAAAATCCACAAGGAATATTTGGAAACCAAATAATATGAAAAGTGGAACACAATCGGTGCAAATATCCATTTGGGATGctatggggaaaaaaaaatgtaaaatgagATCCTGGATCACCCAAGATAGCATTGGTTATCTTAGTATCAaatttaccattccaaaactcCATTTTGCTTGGACAAAAATACATAGACATCAAGGTTTATAAAAATGTGAGAATTCGTTTATTAAAATTAAATTATGCAGAAATCAAGAACTCTGGAATGATTTTATCAACAAATATTTCTTTAAGTGCTCTTTTTCAGAAACCTTTGCCAAACTAATAAGCTACCAggtatgccaaagaaaaaaGTCAAAAGGGCCATCTCATTTGACTCCTCACTTTGTCAATTCTTCTCTGTTGAAAACTGTCATTAGATGATTCATTAAATGGGAGCATATGATGTAGCCAATTATGCGTTTTGACAGTTATAGGTTATTCTCCTAATTAATTTGTGGCAAAATATCAATTGAAGGGGGGAAAAAATACATTAATCATAATCACCGTGTCATCCGTTCACATGATGCGCAAGCTCCTGATAATTAACGGCATGTAATTAATCTGCAATAAATGCTGATAATTAATTTTTACTcaagtaaaataagaaaatttctaaCGTAGTGATTTTCAAAATTGCACACTCTTGCTAACTGCTTATTGTCTAAGCCCATTATTAATTTACTAGTCCATCGCCTTACCTCTAAGTTTTAAGTATCACCATCTACTAAATTTTGGATACTTATGCCAATCTCTAAAATCTTAGACAAGTACAGagagttttaaatatttttgtaacTTTTACCGTGTCTATGATGCTACTATAGTGCCCATGATGGAGTTcaaattatagtttttaaataagtaaTATTTAATTAGGAAAGTATATTAATGCAATGAGgcataataatcaagaaagtgtTGTTCATCTAAAATTTTATTCTCATATTGAGATCCTTGAGATCAATCTCATTAGATCTCACATTAACatatttggacttgaattaGTTTATTAGCAAATAGTTTGGGAGAAAACAAGCGGTGGATGGTGTTGGAAGCATATACAGATAGTCATGGAATAATAAGCGTTTTATCTTTTAAGTATTTTTTGAGCTTCACGATGTAATATTCTATTGCATTTTCATATTTGTAATTTctagttttgtttttcaaatttgttTGTATCTGTCAATATTTGATGTAATTTCTGCCATTAATACTGATTTAACGAATGATGATGtttttatcccaaaaaaaaaaagaaatatataatTGCTTGGTAGGATAGATGTGATCTAAGCGTACTAATGAATTCCAATTGGATGGTCACATTACAAAAAACCCATACAAAAAACTGTATGTTTTGGATCCAGTAGAGAATTTTTTGGATAAGATTACAAGGAAACCACGATAGTGGAAATATTACAAACAAATTACAACAATAATCAACCCGCGAACAGAGGGAGATTTTTTCGATCGCATAGAGATTGGATCAACAAATTTTCGGATTTCCAAATGTTTTTCCACAAGCCTGGTTATCTTCATTTAAAGTGAATGGTAAATTTCACATTATGATAATCATCtctctccttttccttttgtttttggatAATCGAATGCAGATGTAGACTATGTAACTGATTGTGGATTGTTAACAATGTATGAGATGGTAGGATAAAAATATCATAATGTTTTTGTTCGAGGTAGAAAGCATCCCTGATACTCACATCCgttgatggtttttttttttttttttgggggggggggggtgttgccTGAAGAAAGATGTTGCAGTATCCGTTGAGGGGTTTTGTAACATACAGAAGTTATTCATTGAATTTCTATGAAGAGGAGAATATCCTGCTTTCTGCATATGCTTccacgttaaaaaaaaaaaaaaggtttctaATCAGATTAAGCATTAAAAATATTTGAGATACATAAGATTAAACTAAACCAGCTTCCAAATTCCCCAAACTAACAAAAGAAATAACAGTGCCAAGAAGTTAGAAACCCTTTAAAAACATACAGAAATACTTGGGAGCCAGGTTGGATGGCTCTTGGAATAATCTGACTTGTAAATGCAAGTGCTGAGGGATCAATCTATCAAGAATATCATCTCTTTTGGACAATAATATTCGGGACATGCTTGAGACTGGAGTACTAAATTTAACTCCCGAAAGGGCCACATAACCATAAGAAAAATACATAATAGAGACGAGCACCTGATTCTGATGAAGCATTTGCTTGTAGATATCTACTTATTCCATTCTTCCCATTTGGCCACTATTTCTTGAGCTGTAAGTCTTTATTCGAATTCTTTCGGATGGGGTATAAATGGCTCGAGGTTTCAATGCAAAGGACAGCACCTGCATCCCAATTAATCTCCTAAGCGTCATTACATTTAcagatttttttccttctttgtcGTGATTTAAAAGAGCTAAAAGTAAAATGGCATCATTGAAGGCTGAAAAATCAGTGGGCACTCAGCTCTTTGGGCAGGTCAAGAAGGACACTGCCAAGACTAGTGCTGATGGGGCTTCCAAAGCCCCCGCTCCCTCCAAACCAGCTGCCAAGAAGGCTGGCACAAAGTCTGAACCT from the Coffea arabica cultivar ET-39 chromosome 11e, Coffea Arabica ET-39 HiFi, whole genome shotgun sequence genome contains:
- the LOC113717413 gene encoding ABC transporter G family member 21 — its product is MMPPEQKNSSASMAGCAGPASNMIKCSRAENNSVHVEPLNSATNVNQSPDENQISPVRYSILRQSLRPVTLKFEDVAYTLSLRGTGGGCFSSSHPKPTRAILNGVSGIVRPGELLAMLGPSGSGKTTLLTALAGRLSGKVSGTITYNGLPFSSSMKRKTGFVSQDDVLYAHLTVLETLTYTAFLRLPNKLSRNEKIEQVELIIMELGLTRCRNSMIGGPLLRGVSGGERKRVTIGQEMLVNPSLLLLDEPTSGLDSTTAQRIIATLRWLARGGRTVITTLHQPSSRMYTMFDKVLVLSEGYPIYSGSASLVMEYFASIGYMPGFNFVNPADFLLDLANGVVLGTRQDDRTQFPGRPDHHDEKSSIRQFLVSSYKKNLYPSLKDEIQRRSQDPVNSRGATRSKSSENQWTTTWWLQFKVLLSRGLKERKHESYSGLRIFQVMSVSILSGLLWWHSGTIHIQDQVGLLFFFSIFWGFFPMFNAVFAFPQEQPMLTRERSSGMYRLSSYYFARTVGDLPMELVLPTIFVIVSYWMSGLKPSLVTFVLTLLIILFNVLVSQGFGLALGAILMDLKQATTLSSVMMLVFLLASGYYIRHIPPFIAWLKYISFSHYSYKLLLAVQYSNNELYQCGVGVHCRVMDNPAIKFLGIENLGMDVAALAVMLIGYRLLAYIALRLRQPH